From one Brachypodium distachyon strain Bd21 chromosome 4, Brachypodium_distachyon_v3.0, whole genome shotgun sequence genomic stretch:
- the LOC100823197 gene encoding putative cyclin-dependent kinase F-2 — protein sequence MAAKQSAAAARDIEVVLVMPWMTSCKRMPLWSSSDYEETGTLSQGALGIVVTARHRATGEAVAVKKALPFPPSSCNGGTGTDMMREAALLAACNGHGNVVGLQAVALEPAGSSPERLSLVMGLVGPSLHDVLHHRRGGRPFPEAEVRRIMKQLLAGAKHMHGLRVVHHDIKPKNILVALAGGAGDRIESVKICNLGLAVSLSEPTPYERCGTHRYMAPEVLLGKLNYDAAVDAWSLGCVMPELLSGAPLFNGEDDAGQMLSIFSVLGVPLFTLWLEYKSLPLTGKVVQPPNKLHRNKMRQHFLKERLSEEGFEVLQGLLFCNIDKRLSAATALRRPWFTKNVVYAQV from the coding sequence ATGGCCGCCAAGcaaagcgccgccgccgccagggacATCGAAGTCGTGCTGGTGATGCCGTGGATGACGAGCTGCAAGCGCATGCCCCTCTGGAGCTCCAGCGACTACGAGGAGACCGGCACGCTCAGCCAGGGCGCCCTCGGCATCGTCGTCACGGCCCGCCACCGCGCCACAGGCGAAGCCGTCGCCGTCAAGAAGGCTCTCCCttttcctccctcctcctgcaacggcggcaccggcaccgACATGATGAGGGAGGCCGCGTTACTCGCCGCGTGCAACGGCCACGGCAACGTCGTCGGGCTCCAGGCGGTTGCCCTCGAGCCCGCCGGCTCCTCGCCCGAGAGGCTCTCCCTCGTCATGGGCCTCGTGGGGCCCAGCCTGCACGACGTCCTCCACCAcaggcgcggcggccggcccttcccggaggccgaggtgCGCCGCATCATGAAGCAGCTCCTGGCCGGCGCCAAGCACATGCATGGCCTCCGCGTCGTGCACCACGACATCAAGCCCAAGAACATCCTCGTGGCCCTCGCTGGTGGCGCCGGGGATCGGATTGAGAGCGTCAAGATCTGCAACCTGGGGCTTGCCGTCTCCTTGTCCGAACCCACGCCGTACGAGAGGTGCGGGACGCACCGGTACATGGCGCCCGAGGTGCTCCTGGGAAAGCTCAATTacgacgccgccgtcgacgcctGGTCGCTCGGCTGCGTGATGCCCGAGCTCTTGTCCGGCGCACCCTTGTTCAACGGGGAAGACGACGCTGGCCAGATGCTCTCCATCTTCAGCGTCCTTGGCGTGCCGCTCTTCACCCTCTGGCTGGAATACAAGTCTCTGCCGCTCACTGGCAAAGTGGTGCAACCGCCCAACAAGCTCCACCGCAACAAGATGCGCCAGCATTTTCTGAAGGAACGTCTCTCCGAAGAAGGCTTCGAAGTCCTGCAGGGGCTCCTTTTTTGCAACATCGACAAGAGGCTGTCGGCCGCCACCGCGCTCAGGCGGCCCTGGTTCACCAAGAACGTCGTCTACGCCCAAGTTTGA